In Achromobacter pestifer, the DNA window CATGATCTACGTGTTCGGCATGGGCGGAGCGTCCGCCGTGCTGGCACAGGAAGTGCAGTCGCGCCTGGTGCGCCTGGGCTATCCCATCGCCGTTTACAGCGACGCGGTGCTGCTGCGCATGGTCGCGGCCACGCTGGACGAGCGCGATGCGGTGCTGATCCTGTCGGCCTCGGGCCTCACGCCTGAAATCGTGGGCGCGGCCCGCATCGTCAAGCAATACCAGGCGCGCATCGTCGCCATCACCGACGCGACCTCCGCCCTGGCCGAACTGGCCGACGTGGTGCTGCCCATCCGCACCGACGAAACCGACTTCATCTACAAGCCATCGGCATCGCGCTACGCAATGATGCTGGCCATAGACCTGCTCTCGACCGAACTGGCCATGTTGAACCAGGAAGAAAACCGGGAGCGCCTGCGCCGCATCAAGCTGGCGCTGGACGAACACCGCGGCGGCCCGAACCGCCTGCCGCTGGGCGATTGAACTGGAACACAAGATGTACGACACCCTCATAGGCAATGTGCTGGTCCTGGACGGCACCGGCGAACCCGCCTACCGCGCCAGCGTGGCGCTGGCCGACGGCCGCATCGCCGCCATCGGCGACCTGCCCGGCGCGGCGGCGCGCCAGATCATCGATGGCACCCGCCTGGCGCTGGCCCCCGGTTTCATCGACGTGCACACCCATGACGACACCAATGTCATCCGCACGCCGGACATGCTGCCCAAGCTGTCCCAAGGCGTGACTACCGTGGTGGTGGGCAATTGCGGCATCAGCGCCTCGCCCGTGGCCCTGCGCGGCGAACCGCCGGACCCGATGAACCTGCTGGGCGCCCGCGCCGACTTCAGCTATCCCACCTTCGCCGACTACACCCGCGCCATCGAGGCCGCGCGGCCTGCCGTGAACGTGGCCGCGCTGGTCGGCCATACCGCCTTGCGCAGCAACCACATGGACCGGCTGGACCGCGCCGCCACGCGCGACGAGGTCCTGGCGATGCGCGAGCAGCTGCGCGACGCGCTGGCCCATGGCGCCGTCGGCCTGAGCACCGGGCTGGCCTATGCCTCCGCCTTCGACGCCGACACCGAAGAGGTCAAGCTGTTGGCCGAGGCCCTGGACGAGTTCGGCGCGCTCTACACCACCCATCTGCGCTCGGAATTCGCCGCCATCCTGGACGCCATGCAGGAAGCCTTCGACATCGCCCGGCACGCCCGCGTGCCGGTGGTGGTGTCGCACCTGAAGTGCGCCGGCGCCGGCAACTGGGGCCGCACGAAGGAAGTCCTGGCCACGCTGGAAACCGCCGGCCGCCTGCAGCACGTGGGCTGCGACTGCTATCCCTATTCGGCCAGCTCGTCGACGCTGGACCTGAAGCAGGTCACGGACGAATTCGACATCGACATCACCTGGTCCGTGCCGCATCCGGAGCAGGCCCGCCGCAAGCTGGCCGACATCGCCGCCGACTGGGGCCTGAGCTTGCTGGAAACGGCCGCGCGCCTGCAGCCGGCCGGCGCCGTCTACCACAACATGCACGAAGACGACGTGCGCCGCGTGCTGTCGCACCGGCTCACCATGGTGGGCTCCGACGGCCTGCCCAACGATCCCATGCCGCACCCGCGGCTCTGGGGCGCGTTCCCGCGCGTGCTGGGGCACTACAGCCGCGACGTGGGGCTGTTCCCGCTGGCCGAGGCCGTGCACAAGATGACGGGCCTGTCCGCCGCCCGCTTCGGCCTGGCCGAGCGCGGCCTGGTGCGCGAGGGCTACCACGCGGACCTGGTGCTGTTCGACCCCGCCACGGTCATCGACCGCGCCACCTTCGCCGAGCCGGTGCAGACCGCGGCCGGCATCGAGGCGGTCTGGGTCAATGGCGCCCTGTCCTACCGCCAGGGCGAGGCCACCGGCGACCGCGCCGGCCGCTGGCTGCCGCGCAGCGGCGACCTGCGCAAGAACTTCCAATAGGCGCCCGACGCCAGACAGACCCTCATTTCAAGGAGAGAACCATGAGCACTGCCCCCACCGCCGACAACAACGGCATCACCCGCTACGGCGTCGCCGGCGGCACCGGCCAGGGCGGCTCGCACATGCCCTTCTCGCGCGCGGTCGCGGCCGACGGCTGGCTGCACGTGTCCGGCCAGGTGCCGATGGAAAACGGCGAAGTCGTCGAAGGCGGCATCGTGACCCAGTCGCACAAGGCCATCCAGCAGGTGCTGGCCATCCTGAAGGAAGCCGGCTACGGCCCCGAGCACGTCGTGCGCTGCGGCGTATGGCTGGACGACGCGCGTGACTTCGCGTCGTTCAACAAGGTGTTCAAGGAATACTTCGGCGAGAATCCGCCGGCCCGGGCCTGCGTGCAGTCGTCGCTGGTGGTGGATGCAAAAGTCGAGGTCGACTGCATCGCGTATAAACGCCCCCACGCCGCGCCCGCTAAGGCGGGCTAGCTGCCCCCCGAGGGGGCGCTTTCCCCTTGGGGCGGCCCGGCGGGGAAAGGCCTCCCGATGCAGAGCTGCCCCCCAAAAAAAGCCCGGCGTTGCCGGGCTTTTTTCATCACATCTTCACTACATCCACGCCCTTGGGCGCGACGAACTGAAATTCCTTGGCCGGCAGCTGCGGGTTGGCGGCGATGCCAGACAGGTCCACCCTGGTGGTCTGGCCGAACGAATCCAGCAACTCCACGCGCACCGGCAGGTTGTCCTTCATGCCGATGTCAACGCGCGAAAAGCCCGCATCGGCGGTGCGCGGCTTGGCGCGCAGCCAGTCGATCCCGTCCTTGGCCGGCAAGGCCGAAACATCGAA includes these proteins:
- a CDS encoding RidA family protein, whose translation is MSTAPTADNNGITRYGVAGGTGQGGSHMPFSRAVAADGWLHVSGQVPMENGEVVEGGIVTQSHKAIQQVLAILKEAGYGPEHVVRCGVWLDDARDFASFNKVFKEYFGENPPARACVQSSLVVDAKVEVDCIAYKRPHAAPAKAG
- a CDS encoding N-acyl-D-amino-acid deacylase family protein; amino-acid sequence: MYDTLIGNVLVLDGTGEPAYRASVALADGRIAAIGDLPGAAARQIIDGTRLALAPGFIDVHTHDDTNVIRTPDMLPKLSQGVTTVVVGNCGISASPVALRGEPPDPMNLLGARADFSYPTFADYTRAIEAARPAVNVAALVGHTALRSNHMDRLDRAATRDEVLAMREQLRDALAHGAVGLSTGLAYASAFDADTEEVKLLAEALDEFGALYTTHLRSEFAAILDAMQEAFDIARHARVPVVVSHLKCAGAGNWGRTKEVLATLETAGRLQHVGCDCYPYSASSSTLDLKQVTDEFDIDITWSVPHPEQARRKLADIAADWGLSLLETAARLQPAGAVYHNMHEDDVRRVLSHRLTMVGSDGLPNDPMPHPRLWGAFPRVLGHYSRDVGLFPLAEAVHKMTGLSAARFGLAERGLVREGYHADLVLFDPATVIDRATFAEPVQTAAGIEAVWVNGALSYRQGEATGDRAGRWLPRSGDLRKNFQ
- a CDS encoding MurR/RpiR family transcriptional regulator, whose translation is MNIIRDIVFQIRSRRDSLSVTERKVADAILDDIIWGASATVDQLAAKAGVSIATISRFARTVGCDDTRDLKLKLAQASTVGSRFLDPSAPPEESTFYARIYADIESTLRAHLPNFTEQLFEAAAGIVDGARMIYVFGMGGASAVLAQEVQSRLVRLGYPIAVYSDAVLLRMVAATLDERDAVLILSASGLTPEIVGAARIVKQYQARIVAITDATSALAELADVVLPIRTDETDFIYKPSASRYAMMLAIDLLSTELAMLNQEENRERLRRIKLALDEHRGGPNRLPLGD